A window from Drosophila miranda strain MSH22 chromosome Y unlocalized genomic scaffold, D.miranda_PacBio2.1 Contig_Y2_pilon, whole genome shotgun sequence encodes these proteins:
- the LOC108158351 gene encoding uncharacterized protein LOC108158351 isoform X3 → MDNKTKQLDFKLLVDQSLNLLDSLNTALRCDAIQFLLQTLKCKYPDACDQVVRNLFSHITNDNGGALATHHELAKSEQLHQLLLSTKVKKEKQEPDSGGGFDGAGAGADAEIKREHQVEEDEEEEAGSTDLNQNFEKILCKEEFLGLDDEEEEEFLHDADTENSSSLQFNAGNHVDALGPGDPLDLIQGGGSLLVKRKYEATFGAEEDEEDHLDEDAASSSPNGNSSDSKLVKRMRTNNMHVAVALGVGVSSVRRKEERSSLGEGYVFHEDSQYTLRYHHSTGEFSERAFKAQFRTLLRLALSQHHKPFLKQFYENFVENGRLLGTTPSTRVLKHFRDQRLEEWRRQRERRQLVSLLKQNEIQQQEIKKQQQEIQAQQELHDDENREQQNREQEQESEREQEQEQELPPQLPAISFGDSELESETESQLSSAAQEIMKFEEFIDDGVGAGRLIDGLEMEPEIDDMLAGAGSALCSVNSASGHSSNSSSSGSGNGNGNGSEVSGVVLENNSHHSHHLSSSSSANLVINGLTSSNSINSNKNNNNNNNNNNNNNNGNLHCQPISLNVQGQGQSLGSEQEQIAPGKPSLHLPMTMTLESRDLKGSSQQGHIIMSGGGSSGTHANEIQQLHQHPNHYNSSNNPLSMMGGMMQQQHVNMQHQQQQMMQGQFPQHGVSMMNNRRMPALVALSNLGDESPVSSNVCGQMNSSLELDDNDLSPDEDDDELDTELDELDAAKQQLIDGGSSSSTSLQAPPSQHGSGSSGSGGHTPGSKKDKPIYNCLLCPKSYRKRKSLLDHYKMHPGFCHDCGQPNGNTLEERIHHNRTMHVKEFPFVCETCGESYSRMQQFHAHVDSHSKKDFKTFPCGECGLKFPQKKLQQHFEETGHKADGAICEVCGEEFTSKNALYQHIIRVHKRDNFFECHICHNRFTLKANLERHVQLHTEVKRTYVCDMCGSSYYTYPALKEHYSNAHVDVSECKCTLCGKRFGSAKSLQRHLPSHSEERPHCCNYCDQTFKWKTHLVRHKQTMHGNQTPPPKKGKQRFPKANEEAEMATLPDMPGPPPVKASKKSTAGKAKSQGAAGAAGASLQQQQKGAAATPTPPPPVSTTPGCLQQDQFNAAMVSSNSSQSSTASTSQHSVSTSESQQNSIYNQSFNAEKLPPSQQAPPPQQQQPPPPPPPPNALHQQLPTPPPTQQQQQQQQLRASPADLHLQRMNSFGQEGQFHFEAGQAAGSYQQHQLISQYQQQQQQHLRSHTPQSPHPAHPPHSSQVQQQQQPQHFNSPHHMPPMHHQHQLMMQQQHRHSQRSPLHHHPSTQQLQQQHQQPSHSPQHARLQSPQPPPVQQQQQQQQQQQEQFLQQQTADSWGNMNFDSTEFLGLPMNVPPAQQQPSQTVSKPQQQLQPPPQPQPQQQPQQDPALDSDMMSFQHMWPAPGFSQSPQQQQQPQQQQPQGQSNPGDPHNYNNIGSILTNLIDNPATMEYNFDLIQHQQQPTAQQQQAAQQQHHSAGGYPRALMRSGAVYGGAYEQHMSDQLVSEQQKQNNFPPYHLHGQQAQQQPPLHPHLLPLAATHGNVYERTGVGVGVGYSMLGDESKAVLPPMMGGMMQQMPPHGQQSDLIYYPVKND, encoded by the exons GTGGATCAGTCACTAAATCTACTGGACAGCCTCAATACGGCATTGCGGTGCGATGCTATACAATTTTTGCTGCAGACGCTCAAGTGCAAATATCCGGACGCCTGCGACCAAGTTGTCAGGAATCTATTCAGTCACATAACCAATGATAATGGCGGAGCGCTGGCCACCCACCACGAGCTAGCGAAGAGCGAACAGCTCCatcagctgctgctgtccaCCAAGGTGAAAAAGGAGAAGCAGGAGCCGGACAGCGGTGGCGGTTTCGACGGcgccggggccggggccgaTGCAGAGATCAAACGGGAGCATCAAGTGGAAGAAGATGAGGAAGAGGAGGCCGGTTCTACAGATCTGAACCAGAATTTCGAGAAAATCCTTTGCAAAGAGGAGTTTCTGGGCCtcgacgacgaggaggaggaggaattcCTCCATGATGCGGACACTGAGAATTCGTCTTCCCTGCAATTCAACGCTGGCAACCATGTGGATGCACTTGGGCCTGGTGATCCTTTGGATCTAATACAAGGCGGTGGCTCACTCCTGGTCAAACGGAAGTACGAGGCAACTTTTGGCGCCGAGGAAGATGAGGAGGATCACCTGGATGAGGAtgcggccagcagcagccccaatGGCAACAGCAGCGACAGTAAGCTGGTCAAGCGAATGCGAACCAACAACATGCACGTGGCTGTGGCGCTGGGGGTGGGAGTGTCGAGTGTGAGGAGGAAAGAGGAGAGATCCAGCCTAGGCGAGGGCTACGTCTTCCACGAGGACAGCCAATATACGCTGCGATATCACCACAGTACCGGGGAGTTCAGTGAGCGGGCTTTCAAGGCTCAGTTCCGTACTCTGTTGCGCCTGGCGCTGAGTCAGCACCACAAGCCCTTCCTCAAACAGTTCTATGAGAACTTTGTGGAGAATGGACGGCTGCTGGGCACCACGCCTTCGACGAGAGTGTTGAAGCACTTCCGCGACCAGCGATTGGAAGAGTGGCGGAGACAGCGGGAGCGTCGACAACTGGTCAGCCTACTGAAGCAGAATGAGATTCAGCAGCAGGAGATCAAAAAACAGCAGCAAGAGATTCAGGCGCAACAGGAGCTGCACGACGATGAGAATCGGGAGCAACAGAAtcgggagcaggagcaggagtcgGAGCgtgagcaggagcaggagcaagAGCTGCCCCCACAGCTGCCTGCCATCTCTTTTGGCGACTCGGAGCTGGAATCGGAAACGGAATCACAGCTGTCGTCGGCAGCTCAAGAGATTATGAAGTTTGAAGAGTTCATTGACGACGGTGTAGGCGCAGGACGTCTTATCGATGGTCTGGAAATGGAGCCGGAGATAGATGACATGCTCGCTGGCGCCGGTAGTGCCCTGTGCAGCGTAAACAGTGCGAGCGGCCACagtagcaacagcagcagcagtgggaGTGGGAATGGTAATGGGAATGGAAGCGAAGTAAGCGGGGTTGTCCTGGAGAACAATAGTCATCATTCGCATCACCT aagtagcagcagcagtgcaAATCTTGTGATCAACGGCCTTACGTCAAGCAATAGcatcaacagcaacaaaaacaacaacaacaacaacaacaataataataataacaataatggCAATCTCCACTGCCAGCCAATATCCCTCAACGTGCAGGGGCAGGGACAGAGTTTGGGATCAGAACAGGAGCAAATAGCACCAGGCAAGCCATCGCTTCATCTGCCCATGACCATGACCTTGGAGAGCAGAGACCTGAAGGGGAGCAGTCAGCAGGGACATATCATCATGTCGGGTGGAGGAAGCTCTGGGACCCACGCCAATGAGATTCAGCAGCTGCATCAGCATCCAAATCACTACAACTCGAGCAATAATCCCCTCTCCATGATGGGTGGCatgatgcagcagcagcacgtaaacatgcagcaccagcagcagcaaatgaTGCAGGGACAGTTCCCACAGCATGGCGTCTCGATGATGAACAATCGTCGGATGCCTGCACTTGTTGCCTTGTCAAATCTGGGAGACGAATCTCCGGTTTCCAGCAATGTCTGTGGCCAGATGAACTCCTCGCTAGAGCTAGACGACAATGATCTGTCGCCCGACGAGGATGACGACGAGTTGGACACCGAGCTGGATGAACTGGATGCGGCCAAGCAGCAGCTGATCGatggcggcagcagcagcagtaccTCTCTGCAAGCGCCACCTTCTCAGCATGGCAGCGGAAGTAGCGGCAGTGGGGGACACACGCCCGGTAGCAAAAAGGATAAGCCTATCTACAATTGCCTCTTGTGCCCGAAGTCCTATCGCAAGCGGAAATCTCTGCTGGATCACTACAAAATGCATCCAGGCTTCTGTCACGATTGCGGCCAACCCAATGGCAACACGTTAGAG GAAAGAATCCATCACAACCGGACGATGCACGTAAAGGAGTTTCCGTTCGTGTGCGAGACCTGCGGCGAATCTTACTCGCGAATGCAGCAGTTTCACGCCCATGTCGATTCGCACAGCAAGAAGGATTTCAAAA CCTTTCCGTGCGGCGAGTGCGGGCTAAAGTTTCCCCAGAAGAAGCTGCAGCAGCATTTCGAGGAGACTGGCCACAAGGCGGACGGGGCCATCTGCGAGGTTTGCGGCGAGGAGTTTACATCAAAAAATGCCCTCTACCAGCACATAATACGAGTGCATAAGCGAGACAACTTCTTCGAGTGCCACATTTGCCATAATCGCTTCACGTTGAAGGCCAACCTGGAGCGGCACGTGCAGCTGCACACCGAGGTGAAACGCACTTATGTGTGCGACATGTGCGGCTCATCCTACTACACATATCCCGCACTCAAGGAGCACTACAGCAACGCGCATGTGGATGTGTCCGAGTGCAAGTGTACGCTGTGTGGTAAGCGCTTCGGGTCGGCCAAGTCGCTGCAAAGGCATCTGCCCTCTCACTCGGAGGAGCGACCGCATTGCTGTAACTACTGCGATCAG ACCTTCAAATGGAAGACGCATTTGGTGCGTCACAAGCAGACAATGCATGGAAATCAAACGCCGCCGCCTAAGAAGGGAAAACAGCGCTTCCCGAAAGCTAACGAAGAAG CTGAAATGGCTACTCTGCCGGATATGCCAGGTCCGCCGCCTGTGAAAGCCAGCAAAAAGTCAACGGCCGGAAAGGCAAAGTCACAGGGAGCAGCAGGCGCAGCAGGGGCTTCcttacagcaacagcagaagggAGCTGCAGCAACGCCCACGCCACCACCCCCAGTCTCAACGACCCCAGGATGTCTGCAGCAGGATCAATTCAATGCGGCGATggtcagcagcaacagctcgCAGTCCTCGACGGCCTCTACGTCGCAGCACTCGGTTTCTACGAGTGAATCTCAGCAGAATTCCATCTACAATCAGAGCTTTAATGCTGAGAAACTGCCGCCAAGCCAACAAGCACCGCcgccgcaacagcagcagccaccaccaccaccaccaccaccaaatGCTTTGCATCAGCAACTTCCAACGCCACCTCcaacacaacaacagcagcagcagcaacagctgcgTGCCAGCCCGGCTGATCTGCACCTGCAGCGAATGAATAGCTTCGGGCAGGAGGGGCAGTTCCACTTTGAGGCTGGCCAAGCGGCCGGAAGCTATCAGCAACACCAGCTGATCAGTCAatatcagcagcaacagcagcagcacctgAGGAGTCACACACCTCAGAGTCCTCATCCTGCACATCCTCCACATTCGTCGCAggtccagcagcagcagcaaccgcaGCACTTTAATTCCCCTCACCATATGCCGCCAAtgcaccaccagcaccagctgatgatgcagcagcaacaccgtCATAGCCAGCGCTCGCCATTGCACCACCATCCCTCaacgcagcagctgcaacagcagcaccagcagccgtCGCATTCCCCGCAGCATGCGAGACTGCAGTCGCCGCAACCTCCGCCagtacaacaacaacaacaacaacaacagcagcagcaagaacaaTTCCTGCAACAACAGACCGCAGATTCTTGGGGCAACATGAACTTTG ACTCGACCGAGTTTCTAGGGCTTCCAATGAATGTGCCGCCTGCCCAACAGCAGCCGTCACAAACTGTGAGCAaaccgcagcagcagctgcagcccccgccacaaccacaaccacaacagcAGCCCCAACAAGATCCAGCTCTAGATAGTGATATGATGAGCTTCCAGCATATGTGGCCAGCGCCAGGTTTCAGTCAGAGccctcagcagcagcagcagcctcaacAGCAACAACCGCAGGGACAGTCCAATCCGGGAGATCCCCACAATTACAACAACATCGGCAGCATACTCACGAATCTCATTGACAATCCCGCGACAATGGAGTACAACTTCGACTTGatccagcatcagcagcagccgacggcccagcagcagcaagcagcgcaacagcaacatcacAGTGCAGGAGGCTATCCAAGAGCCTTGATGAGAAGTGGCGCCGTGTATGGGGGAGCCTATGAGCAGCACATGAGCGACCAGTTGGTCAGtgagcagcaaaaacaaaacaactttCCGCCCTATCATTTGCATGGCCAGCAGGCACAACAACAGCCGCCGTTGCACCCCCACTTACTGCCCCTGGCGGCAACGCATGGCAACGTTTACGAGCGAACAGGAGTCGGGGTGGGCGTAGGCTACTCTATGCTAGGTGACGAGTCAAAGGCCGTCCTGCCTCCGATGATGGGCGGAATGATGCAGCAAATGCCCCCTCACGGACAGCAGTCAGATCTAATCTACTATCCAGTGAAAAATGATTGA